Genomic DNA from Hordeum vulgare subsp. vulgare chromosome 2H, MorexV3_pseudomolecules_assembly, whole genome shotgun sequence:
GCGGGGCTCAGTACTTTTACTTCTCTTCTACTACCTGCATTATTGGCGTGGGTTTTTATTAACTGTCCTTGTGTTCTTTCTTTGGCAGTTAAGTGTTACAACTAGATTCTTACCTTAGTTTTCCTACTTGGATGCTCAAAGATTTGGTTCTTAGCCATTTCCATTTGCGTTGGTTCTTAGTGCACCGTGAAAGCAGGAACGAACCTGTGGTTGACCTGCCATTTCTGTGTCCATTTCAGGTTCCAAGGAGTTAATCTCTTGTTTTTTCTATATGTGAGTGTGGGCTGCTGTCTTGTGCAGATCAAGCTGAAAGGGACAAGTGCTAGCTCTGTCTATTAGTACCTGTGCAGTCCCCGTGTGATAGTAGGTACACTCCAAGCTCAGCCCAGCTTTCGCTCCGGGAAATGCTGTCTTCTTGAGGCCTGCTAGCTTCCAGTCTTTCCCGTGGAGGAGCGTCAATCCGATGGGGTTTGTTGGCAGATTTCTGTTTTTGCTCTTGCTGGTGGCCGCCCCTGCCTTGGGCCAACTGCCGTCGCAAGACATCCTCGCGCTCctggccttcaagaagggaatcaCCCATGACCCTGCCGGCTTCGTCACAGACTCCTGGAATGACGAGTCAATTGACTTCAATGGCTGCCCGGCCTCCTGGAACGGCGTCGTCTGCAATGGCGCCAGCGTGGCTGGAGTTGTGCTTGACGGCCATCGGATCTCGGGTGTTGCCGATCTCTCCGTGTTTGCCAACCTGACCATGCTTGTCAAGCTCTCCATGGCCAATAACAATCTCTCCGGGAGCCTCCCTAGCAATGTAGCCAGTCTCAAGAGCTTGAAGTTCCTGGACATCTCCAGCAACCGCTTCTCGGGTCCGATCCCTGATGATATTGGCAGTCTCCGGAGCCTGCAGAACATGTCGCTTGCCGGGAACAACTTCTCAGGCCCATTGCCTGACTCCATCGATGGCCTCGCGTCGCTTCAGTCGCTGGATGTGAGCGGCAATGCTCTGTCTGGCCCATTGCCAGCAGCTCTGAAAGGTCTCCGGAGCTTGGTTGCTCTCAACCTCTCATATAATGCCTTCACAAAGGGCATTCCTGCGGGGCTTGGCCTCCTTGTGAACCTCCAGTCTGTGGATCTGAGCTGGAATCAATTGGATGGCGGCGTCGATTGGAAATTCTTGATCGAGTCAACTGTTACTCATGTTGACTTCAGTGGAAACTTGCTCACCAGCACCACCCCCAAAGAACTCAAGTTTCTCGCAGATATTTCGGAGACAGTTCTGTATCTGAACCTTAGCAACAACAAGTTGACCGGGTCACTGATAGATGGAGTTGAGCTCTCAACTTTTGGGAGATTGAAGGTGCTTGATCTCAGTAGTAATAAGCTGTCTGGAGACCTCCCAGGGTTCAATTATGTCTATGATCTTGAAGTTTTGCGCCTTGCAAACAATGGATTCACTGGGTTTGTACCTAGTGGACTTCTGAAGGGAGATTCTCTGGTGTTGAACCAACTGGACCTCAGTGCAAATAACCTGACAGGTATAACCTCTAGTTCAGAATTTATGTTTTTGATCCTCTTGCTATTTCATTTTATGCATGGCATGCAATGCTCGTTCTGGTTATATTGCAACTTTGGTCTATTTACAGTTCATGTGAAACTTTGTGTTTTTATCATCTCGCACCTGGTTTCATTCTTTATTTATGTCAGCTGATTTTGTTATGACAAATATGATCTTAGCTGGTGATTACTGGATACAAGTTGATGTCTCACTGGTCGGTGGTTGACTTAGTATGGTACCACTTTGTCAGTTCTATATTTCAAATTGTCTGTGCAGAATCATATTTCTATGTGCAaacaaatatacatattgctgtcTATTGTGGCATTGCCTAGAAACAATTGATTTTCTCCTTTGCAACTACTACCTCTGCAACTTAATATAAGACGTTTTCTGACACTATGACAAGTGTCAAAAAATTTCTTACATTttgatacagagggagtacttgatCGGGGATTGCTCGCGTGAGTATGTGTGCTGTCTTGGTAGATCATTTACCATTGTAAGGTAGAGTGGCCCTATGCAGGACAGCGCTGGGTGGTGTGTTATTGGCTAGCCCTATGCAGGACAGCGCTAGGCGATGTGTTATTGGCTAGCCCTATGCAGGACAGCGCTAGGCGATGTGTTATTGGCTAGCCCTATGCAGTACAGAGCTAAGCTATGGTTGTGTCATACAGTTCCATTTCATACTTATGGCACTGGCATCTGATGCTTCACAGACGTGTCTGATGTAAAATTGTCTTTCTTTTTCTCAGCATTAGAAAAatgtgggaaatccatgtgtaaaTGCATGCATAGTTATCTGCAGTTTTACTTTTCTAGCATGACACTCTACTATGATAATCTGTCAGTTATCTGCCCATTAGTTTGTATGTCTTAGTCTCCTCCATACTAACTGTAGTTCTCTGTGCTGTGCAGGACATATCAATATGATCACATCAACTACCTTGCAGATCCTTAATTTGTCCTCAAATGCTCTATTTGGGGATCTACCACTGCTTGCTGGAAGCTGCACTGTGTTAGATCTATCAAATAACCAGTTTCGAGGAAATTTATCAGTTTTTAGGAAATGGAGCAATGACTTGGAATATGTTGACCTTAGCCAGAACAATCTAACTGGGACTATGCCTGATGTGAGCTCTCAATTCCTTCGCCTAAACTACCTGAATCTTTCTCATAATTCTCTAGCTGATACCATCCCTGAAGCCGTTGTTTTGTATCCCAAACTCACTGTCCTTGACCTCAGCTCCAATCAGTTTAGTGGTCCTATTCCTGCTAATCTACTCTCTTCCTCCATGCTGCATGAGCTCTACATTCAAGATAACATGCTTACTGGTGGCGTATCGTTCCCAGGATCCTCGTCCAAAAACTTgagtcttgaagtgcttgatattTCTGGAAATCATTTTAGCGGCAGCCTCCCTGATGATGTGGTCTCCTTGTCTGGCCTCCGTGTCCTTGACATATCCTCAAACAACTTCTCCGGACCTTTACCAGCCACTGTGACTAAGCTTGCAGCACTTGCTGCCCTTGACATATCAACAAACCAGTTCACGGGGCCACTGCCAGACACACTTCCGGATACTCTTCAGTCCCTCAATGCCTCTTTTAATGACCTATCTGGTGTCGTGCCTATGAACTTGAGAAAGTTCCCAGAATCTTCTTTCCACCCCGGGAACTCGAGATTAGAGTATCCTGCTAGCTCATCTGGATCCGGCAATTCCCAATCTGGTTCAGCACGTGGCAAATCACTCAGCACAGGTGCTAAAATAGGACTTGTAGCAGCTAGCATTGTTCTTCTTGTCATCCTTATCCTTATTGCTATTGTATGCCACTACAAGCGGATCTCACGGCAGTTCCCTAGCTCAGAGAAGGTCTCTGACAAGAACCTCCACAAGGCTACGAAAGACATTGAGAGCATGAAAAGAAAGGACAACAGAGGTAGTTCGGAGGTGTCGGCGGATGATCTTGGTGCTCCTCGAAAGGGCTCTACATCTGAAGCACCGAGCCAAGAAGAGAAGTTGTCAGGTGTGGGGGGATTTTCACCATCCAAGGGGAGCCGCTTCTCTTGGTCACCAGATTCTGGAGAGGCGTATGCACAGGAAGGCCTATCACGGTTGGACGTCAGGTCACCTGACAGGTTAGCAGGGGAGCTGCACTTCCTGGATGAAACAATCACGCTCACACCGGAGGAACTCTCAAGGGCGCCAGCTGAAGTGCTTGGGAGGAGCAGCCACGGAACTTCGTACAGGGCAACGCTGGAGAATGGTGTGTTCTTGACAGTGAAGTGGCTGAGAGAAGGTGTGGCGAGGCCCAAGAAAGAGTTCACCAAGGAGGCCAGGAAATTTGCAAACATCCGGCATCCCAACGTGGTTGGCTTGCGTGGATACTACTGGGGTCCAACACCACATGAGAAACTCATCCTGTCAGACTATGTTTCGCCAGGAAGTCTGGCTAGCTTTTTGTATGGTAATATAATGCTTCCATTTTGTCGATATCCAGTTTCTGCAGATGCATTATCAATCTGATAAAGAACCTCCTCTTTCTATAAAACTTATTGAGCCATTAATTCAACCTTCTTGTGTCTATGTTACTGAGCAGATCGACCGGGAAGGAGAGGCCCGCCACTGACCTGGGCGCAGCGGCtcaagatcgcggttgatgtggcACGTGGCCTGAATTACCTCCATTTCGATCGTGCAATGCCTCATGGGAACCTCAAGGCCACCAACATCTTGCTGGATGGCCTTGACCTCAATGCCCGCGTCGCCGACTACTGCCTGCACCGCCTGATGACCCAGGCCGGTGTCGTCGAGCAGATTGTTGACCTGGGGGTGCTGGGCTACCGTGCCCCAGAGCTGGCGGCATCCAAGAAGCCATCCCCTTCGTTCAAGTCTGATGTCTACGCCTTTGGTGTTGCGCTGCTGGAGCTCCTGACTGGCCGGTGCGCCGGTGATGTCATCACGGGTTCTGAAGGCGGCGTCGACCTCACGGACTGGGTCCGGCTGCGGGTGGCGGAAGACCAAGGATCGGAGTGCTTTGACCCGGCCATGGCTTTAGACTCGGAGAACCCGCAGGGGGTGAAGGGCACGAAGGAGGTGCTGGGCATTGCGTTGAGATGCATTCGACCGGTCTCCGAAAGGCCTGGGATTAAGTCTGTGTACGAGGATCTTTCATCAATCTAGCTAGCCACCAACATTCTGTAGCTTTAGAGTTGGGATACTCATGTGCTGTTAGCTTGTGCCTCAAACTCGAGTATTTCTCTAGGTGTGTGGCATCAACTTGATGCCTGCAAGTTGAGATGGCATGTCTCATTGGTTGCCAAGTGCCGGCGCGTTGTACTTACATTGTTTATTATGGAATCTGCTTTTGCAACTAGATTAGCCAACTTTAGAGGAGTGCCCTAATCTGTCTTTTGAAATCTCAAAGCTGTCACCGAGATCCATACATCACCTGTGTGGTTTCATGTAGAGATTTATGCAGCAACCCGCACACTGATTTGACAGCAGTGCTTATCAATTCTAGAAAGCTAAACAAACAAAGGCAATATTTAAATTTTATTAGCTTGTTTAGTGGAAGAAAAGGCAAATGTATTTTTAGAGGGGAGTGAATCTGGGGTAAAGTTGTTAACTGAATTTGAATTGGAGGGAAACCCTTTTCAGAAGAAGAAAGGCTCACAACATGAGTAAGATTCGGTGAAGAACGTTACCCTCCAACCACAGCTGTCCATGCTTCATAAATTCAACTAGGCAAGACTACGAAATTCTTCTCCAACTATTGCAGGTTCTCAGATTCCAAACCTAATTCCTAGATAAGGATGCCAAACGGCATAAAACTGAAGCACAAGACAAACCCCCATTCCAAGACCAACACATCCTTTTCTCAGTCAAGCCTTCAGGGTGCATAAAATGACTTGTATTCTAGTGTTACATAGAGACAACTGCAGTGCAGTATAACAATCCCATCACTTGGCTTCCTCTTAGCTTCTCTTGCAGGTTCTAACAAGCACCGCAAATGGCACATATAAGACTACTAACCAAGGAAACAGTCAATAGCTACCGCGCTACACCAAATACCAGCTCACCTAGTCATCTGGCCACTCAGTTCTAAACAAAAAAAAGCACTCCATGTTGCTCTAATCCAGATCTTTGCTAGTATCAGGGCAAGCCTTCCCACGAAGGCACCATTACAACGGCACACAGAGAAAAACCAAGAAAAAAAAAAATGTTACTCTGCTACTCCAGATACCAGCTCAGCCTAGTCACATCTGTCATCTCAGTTCTAcacaaaaccaatctagatcttTCCCAGTATCAGCAGAAGCCCTCCCATGAGGCCAGCAGTGGCACACACTTTTACAACCTTCCTCACCTTCTCCATGGTTTCCGCCCCCTCTACCTTCTCcgccttctccgcctcctccacATGCTTCAGGATGGATATTTGCAATTCATGACACCCCCTTCCAAAATAGACACAAAGAGATATGCATGTTTGGATGAACACGAGTTATCAAAAGTTCAAAACTAATAACAATAATAAATTGCTTCTTACGCCAATGAGAACAGATTGTTGTATCCCTTTACCTCAAAGCATTGATATAGTCATCTATCTCCTTCCTTAACATTTTCATCTGCTCGTCAATCAAGCGACGCTTAGACTCATGAATGGCCCAATCTCTGTCATATTCATCCTCCAATCTGCGGTATATTGCATTCATTTTGGCAGAATCCTCTCGGCCATCACGTATTTTGTCATGAAGTTTCCTAAGGTCATCCAGCCTTACCCTAAACATAGCAGTAGCAACCCTAGCGTCATGCACCGCTTTCTTTATCATTTCCATACGCTCCTTAACATTCTTGCTCATGTCTTCCAGTGACTTCTTACTGTCCTTGAGATCCTTCAGTTTATCCAGCAACGACTTTGTACTGTCACTCAAGGTACTTTGAACAGCAGTGCAGCGGCGTGGTTCACCCTGCATTTTAATCGACTTCAGTAAAAAAAAAGTAGATGATACATCAATGTCAAATGTAAaccattcaaatcatgctaaCAAAAACAACACACTTAatcaatatcaacttcacatttcTGCATTTATAGGAAATCAGACAGCTACATTTGGATTAAAGTGATTCCTCAGGTGTAGGTATTTCTCTGGTTGGCCTTCGAAGGAAGGTTAAATACAAACGACAATATCCCGGGAACATGACGCGGGCAGTGTCCATTGCACTGTCATCGAGCGAAGCCGATCACACGGCGCTCTGGTTCTGCTGTAAATTATTGACGCGACATGTTTGGAGAGTGCTCTCGCTGAATCATGCTGCCTCCAGTTGAAGCAAAATCACAGAGAATTCGTACGGCCCCATAGCTCTACACGGAAGTTACATACTTGCCAACTGACATTGCTGCCTGAGCTATGCATTGAATCATGGAAGGCAAGAAATTCAAGAGTTTTCGACAGTCCAGGGTGGGCATCAGGTTGCAgattaaaagaaataaaatcaaGGCAGTCCGAACAAGCAATGAGGAACAGGGCCTAGGTCGACATATCTCCCAACCTTTAAATGTTGGgggataaaagaaaaataaaataaaaaaattcacCCCTAATTCCTTCTAACCTCTCCGAGCTCGGGAAAGCGACCAGCAATTTCGGTGGATTTGGGAGGTCGGAACCCTTTTCTTTTCTAGCTGACTATGCAGATTAGTACCTTTGGAATTGGAGGAGCCCTTCTTGGAGTAACCTCCCTCAGAAGGGGAGGCGGCAGGGGCGCGTGGCACACGGATGGGggtctggcggcggcggcggtggcggcggcctggAGAGGCGAGCGAAATTAGCGCGTCCAGTCGAGGCGAGGGCCCAAAGGAAATCAAGCAGCGAAACCATCTTACCTTGGAGTATGGCGAGGGGAATAGTGAGCGCAGCATCGGAGATGGCGCCAGAACTGCGTGCCGGCGGAGCAGGGGGCGGAGGGCCGCGGCCATGTTCGCCGCCGCGTGGAGGCGCCTGTCGCGCCTGCACCTTGGGTACAGAGTTCTGAAACTATGTTTGGAGAGGGCCTGTTTGGTTGCCAAAGACCAAATTTTGCCTGGCCGAATGAATCGGAGGCCTGAAGCTCACACTACTTCCTGTCCGTGCGGGCGTTTGAGGTGTGGGATGGTTAGAGCATAACTAACAGTGCCCTTATATTCTTAAAACCTCAAACGAGTTTAAGGATTAAGAGTTGGtattttttgacacttttaaggttgaaaaacagaaaaaaaaaatagaaCCATCAAACCCAACCGGGAGGCCTTCTTCTTCCGGGCAGCGGGCAGGGCAAGGGAGGCGGCGACCGGGGCTAGGGAGGAGTGCGGGCTGGGGATGGTTAGAGCATCACTAGTAGTGCTCTTAAATTCTTAAAACCTTAAATGAGTTTAAGGATTGATAATTGGTATTTTTTGACATTTTTAAGGATTAAAAAACAGGGAAAAGACTAGAGACTAGAACCATCAAACCCAACTGGGAGGCCTTCTTTCAGACGGCGGGCGGGGCAAGGGAGGCGGCAGCCGgggcgggggaggcggcggtcgtGGGGACGACGTGCTGGCCAACACGCCGCCTCTTGGCATCGACGTGGGTGGTGGCCACCACCGACGCCAGCTGCGCCTGGCTCGGGACGACCGACTGCCGGGCCGGCGCGGGAGTCGCCGAGGCCGGTGCGGGGGGTGGGGCGACGGGCGGCGGGAGGGAGGAGGCGGGCGGCGCCTCCATGGCGCGCGGCGGCCGCCGGCAacaaggaggcggcggcgggaggcgagGATTTCCCTCCCGCGCGAAGActgaaggaggagggaggagtgcgGGCTGGGGATGGGATCCCCTCTCCAATCTTCACTTTTAGAGATTGGGAGGGCAACCCGGGGTCCAATCCTtaattttttttacgggtttagggGTTCTATTCTTTGCTTTTTTCGTTTCAACCTGTAAAAAAAGGTTAATTTTGAAGATTTAAGTATTTAAGGGCACTACTAGTGATGCTCTTAGAGCATCACTAGTAGTATTCTCAACCCCTCAAACgagtttaagggttgagaattggtattttttgatatctttaagggttgaaaaacaggggcaaaaactagaaccctcaaacccaacccttataacggaatatgttATAAGTGTtgagtttgagggttctagtcattGCCGCAACCACAACCCTTAAAACTATCATTTAACATATCACAATTTCCATCATCTCAATAacggtttgaagaaaacaataatcattctagttattattacaacaccGAATAGTACTTTCAAGCACATAATAATCTTTCAAGTTATTACAACAATGTTTTTGCAAATTACAATAATTGTTCaaatcaaataggacatagaaaagtaaaacaaaggtaGATCATGGGCCTTGGCGCCGCCCATCCAACTGCCACtggtgctctactagatcatcccggAGCTGACCATGAGTGTTTGCATCGTCAATCTCATGATGTGCGTCAAGTAAAGCTTGTACGCGACAACGGTTTTTTTCCGGTTGAACACGGGTACCAACATTGTCATAGAAACAAGGCAGgtttaaccctctctcatcctcgaggatcatgttgtgtagaatcacacaacatttcatgatgtTCTCCAAGGTTTTTTTGTCCAAAAAACGAGCTGGACCCGAACTATGGCAaaccttgcttgcaaaacaccgaaagctctctcaatatccttgcgggctgcctcttgtgccttgGTGAAATGAGCCTCTTTTCTGGTTAAGGGCACCCCATTTTTCTCCTTGATGGACTTCACAAGAGTTGCCCAATCGAGATAAATCCCATTGGTGAGATAGTATCCGATTGAGTACTCATTGCCCATGATTTTGTAGTTGCAAGTTGGAGCATCCCCAGAAACTAATCTTGCAAACAAAGGAGATCTATTgagcacattgatatcattgagtgttCCCGGCAAACCAAAAAgtgcatgccaaatccatgtgtCCTCCGATGCCACAACCTCAAGCACAATGATAGCATCACGACTTTTACCACAATACATTCCTTGCCATGCCTTTGGGCAATTTTTTCATgtccaatgcatacaatcaagACTACCAAGCATCCCCAGCCATCCCCTTTTTTCATTCATCTCCATCAATCTCTTTGTATCTTCCTCATTGGGTGCCCAAAGATACCCATCACCATACAACCATATAACCAATTTTGCAAATCTATGGAAGGACTCCGTGGTTGTATCTTGTccaatgcgaagatactcgtcGGTATAGTCCGCGGGCATGCCATAGGTGATCACCCGCATTGCAGCCGATATCTTTTGGTACCCACTAAACCCCATGATATCGGCGGCGGATCTACGACACTTGAAGTAATCTGAGGCGGCCTCACAATcggtgacaatcttcacaaacaaactacgGCGCATTCGGTACCTTCTACGGAAGAGGCGAGGTGGGTATGTCGGTACCTCCACGTAGTAGTCTTGCATCAATTGCTCGTGTCCGAGACTGCGGTTCTGGTAGATGGtgactcgccccatcttcgaCCCTCTCCTCTGATCCATCATCTTCGCGCGGTCTTCAAACTCTTGCACGTCGAGGAGGAGACCCATCATCTCGACGTCGTCGTCTTGAAGCAACTCCTCAATGTACGAATCGTCCGATGACGACCAACCGGAATCATCGAACAACGACTCCATGTCATCGGTGTTCGCCTTCATCTACACAATACAATAAATAATAAATTGTGGGTGCCAACAATGaatcaaaaaggaaaaaatgaaacgaaaagaaagaaaaggaggCATACTTGCGGGTCGGCGAGGAGAGCTCGGGGTGGCGCGGCTGCCTCTGGCCCGCCTCGTCTCTGGCGCGGCAGCGAGGAGAGCTCGATGAGGACTGGGGCCGGCCTGCCTCTGGCTGCGGGAGGCGGCTCGGGGCGGGAGGCCGCTCTCGATGGTGGGCGGGGCACGACAGGCGGCCTGGTGCGGGAGGTGGCGGGCGGGgcgcggcggctgggggaggtggaggagaggttgaggagtCCGGGGGGCAGCCGGACGGCAAGGAGAAAGCTCGAGGCGGCGGCGACGGTCGCGCGTCTCGGGTGGCTGCTGCGCGGGGTGGGATCCGGCGACGAGGAGTGTGGCGCAACTGCGACGGGCTCGCGTGCGTCGAGGGGAGGCGGGGGGCGGACGGAATGGCGGCGGGCGGCGGCTCATGTGGAAGGTTGGGGATGGGGAAAAGTCCCTCCCACGCGACAACGAAACACGAGTGCGGGTTGGGGTAGTTTTCgctccccaaccctcacttcAACAGGTTGGGAGGGGGGTTGAGGGTTGGACCCTTAAACTTTTTTGAGGGTTTGAGGATTAAGGTGTTCTAGTCTACGTGTTTTTTTGCTAGCAGACTGTAAATAACGGTTATttataagggtttgagggtttgaggataCTACTAGtgatgctcttagagcatctctagcaaaccTTTTAAACCGTGAAATTAAAAATTAAGGTTTTCAGTTTAGGGAAAACATATTTTATGGGTTGATTTGAGTTGCGGTCAAAGAGGTCCCTTAAACTTAAACTGTAAATTTGAATATTCGCTTATATTCTTTCTCatgtcttcttctttctttcaccCGTGTCCATGACCAACTTCCGTTGCCATACTCACCGAATCGATCGAGGAGCCAGCTCCTCCTTTGCCGAATGGATCCAAGAGCTAGCTAGCTCGTCCGTGGCCGGATGGATCCACGATCTAAGCTAGCTAGCTTGCTCCTTCTTTGTCGCCGCAACGAGCTCTTCCGTAGCTGCTCAAGTTTTCAGCGTTGACGCACAAGATGAACGGGCGGCGGCCGGAAGCGAGCCATGAAGGTTTCAATGGCAGTTGGACTCCCGCCAACGGTCTTTCACATGTATAGGGCATCCCGGATTGGCTTCAAAATCcttattttcactagtttggtaggGATTttaaattacaggtcggagtcgttTACGGGTTCTATTCGGGTCTTTTTTTGTTTAAAACTGTAAACCGATAGTTATTTTACACTTTCGTGCGTTTtaaggggtctgctagagatgctcttagagcatccCGAAACTTGCAAATCCGGCCCCTCAAACGCCCACGAATGCGTCTGGACGTGTCCGCGCACACACATCGGTCAAGCCTTAAATTTGTCTTCTCATATCCAGACACCTCAAAATAACGGGGAAGAGACATTTTTTGGCCGTCGAGACCGCAATGATCCAGCCCCAAAGGGCCAGAGCACTTGTTAAGCCAGCGCTATGGAGTCGCGCAAGACAGATCCTACCATCGGTCGGGCCCTGTCCTCTTGGGAATGGCAGAGTGCAATGTAGATCGTCATTGCCTCCTCCAACCCGCATGGGATGACACCCCACTCGACCGATCTAGACTGGTCAAAGTCAGATCCGCTGCCCTCCATGCTGGAGAAGGTCAGAGATCACAAATGGTGGTCTTGGGTGGAGGATAGGAGTGGAGGGGAGTggagtgaagtggctagggtttggtccgacGAGTGGATGGGGACGAATATATGTGGGGTCGATGCGGCCCAGCGCGGGCCAGGCCGACATGGCGGGCGTGCCGAGGCGCCaccatatccgccccatatttgggctggatatgaggggtgtcggtcaGCCCAGATGTTTGAGGCCCGTTTGAGGCTCCTACTTGGGTCAAAATTTCGTGACCAGTCAATGAGCGGGCGGCATTCCCAGGCGTTTGAGACGGGTATGAGGGCTCTGACTGTAGATGATCTTAGGGCATTTCCAAAGCACAAAAACGCGGCTACACATCCGCACACCATGATTTCTGCTTGTAAACTACGTTGGGGTtttcccgaagaggaggggagatgcaacATAGTAGAGATAAATATTTTGCTCATTGAAAACCAAGGTTATTGAATCAATAGTAGAACAACACAAATTCTTGTCGTCAACACGTACAAAAAaatcaaatacttgcacccaacgcgggtgaCGGTGTCCTGGACTTGGGGGTACTAACCTAGTCGGCCCATGCTCCTCGGATTGGACTGATGGGCCCTCCTTCTTCTCAAGATGGACTTCATAAGCTGTACGACGTGGCATTATCAAGACTGCATTTGCCGATGGCTTGTCGTATACTCTAAGACTTCTCATGTTGGCTCCACGCCAAGATACCAATCCTGTAACCCTAGATACCCTACTTGGTATGTATATAAGTCATAGGATTTAGCTCGCATAGGGGAGATCAACGCAATATCATTCACCTAGCCCTAGAGTTAGAACACATGTCACGGTCTCGAGGTAGATTGACTTTGTACTTGATACTTATTCATTGATATAAACAAGAGTGcagtgtagggttttacctccatcaagagggcacaaacctgggtaaacatcgttcCCTTGTTCCTGTTATCATCTGCCCGAGATCCACAACTCGGGAAACCTACCCCAAGGTCTGCCGGTTTTCACATTGACActagtgctttcattgagagccccGCTGCGAGATCGACGAAAGGATAGATGGCTCATCTGCAGATCAACTATGAAAATGCAACGAGAACGTTTACGTCCCCGACTAACTTTTCATGTTCGGCAGCATGATCTTCTGCACCGACTCGACCGACCATCGGGCCTCCATCGAGAACTACACCCTGGATTAGATCATGACCTTTGGAGGCCTAGAATACACTGCGGATTCCCACGGAGAACTCGTACTCTTAGGTTGGATACCCGGCCGAGTTGAGGGACTACCCGACACTGGAGGGTCTACTCCAGAACCGATCTCTTCCGGGGACGTTGGGCTAGAAACATTGGTGTCGTCGAAGAACCCCGATGTAGTGACTCGGGGCGATCTCCCCTCGAACCCCGGCCCGGCCCCAGGCTCGACCCCTATCTCTGAAGCTGCATTGGAACTCAAGCCAACCATGGCACATGATCTAGAATCACCCTTGGATCCCCTTCACGCCGGAAACACTCCAACCTATACACCAGACAAGCTTCGGGTCAGCCCTGATATAGCCAGGCAATGAACTCCGAAGAACTATCTCGCCTGGACGAGATGCTCGATCGTATCGAGAGCATGCCTATCTCGgatggcaagactttagtttacgATCAAATCAGACTTAAAgcc
This window encodes:
- the LOC123426279 gene encoding LRR receptor-like serine/threonine-protein kinase GHR1, which produces MGFVGRFLFLLLLVAAPALGQLPSQDILALLAFKKGITHDPAGFVTDSWNDESIDFNGCPASWNGVVCNGASVAGVVLDGHRISGVADLSVFANLTMLVKLSMANNNLSGSLPSNVASLKSLKFLDISSNRFSGPIPDDIGSLRSLQNMSLAGNNFSGPLPDSIDGLASLQSLDVSGNALSGPLPAALKGLRSLVALNLSYNAFTKGIPAGLGLLVNLQSVDLSWNQLDGGVDWKFLIESTVTHVDFSGNLLTSTTPKELKFLADISETVLYLNLSNNKLTGSLIDGVELSTFGRLKVLDLSSNKLSGDLPGFNYVYDLEVLRLANNGFTGFVPSGLLKGDSLVLNQLDLSANNLTGHINMITSTTLQILNLSSNALFGDLPLLAGSCTVLDLSNNQFRGNLSVFRKWSNDLEYVDLSQNNLTGTMPDVSSQFLRLNYLNLSHNSLADTIPEAVVLYPKLTVLDLSSNQFSGPIPANLLSSSMLHELYIQDNMLTGGVSFPGSSSKNLSLEVLDISGNHFSGSLPDDVVSLSGLRVLDISSNNFSGPLPATVTKLAALAALDISTNQFTGPLPDTLPDTLQSLNASFNDLSGVVPMNLRKFPESSFHPGNSRLEYPASSSGSGNSQSGSARGKSLSTGAKIGLVAASIVLLVILILIAIVCHYKRISRQFPSSEKVSDKNLHKATKDIESMKRKDNRGSSEVSADDLGAPRKGSTSEAPSQEEKLSGVGGFSPSKGSRFSWSPDSGEAYAQEGLSRLDVRSPDRLAGELHFLDETITLTPEELSRAPAEVLGRSSHGTSYRATLENGVFLTVKWLREGVARPKKEFTKEARKFANIRHPNVVGLRGYYWGPTPHEKLILSDYVSPGSLASFLYDRPGRRGPPLTWAQRLKIAVDVARGLNYLHFDRAMPHGNLKATNILLDGLDLNARVADYCLHRLMTQAGVVEQIVDLGVLGYRAPELAASKKPSPSFKSDVYAFGVALLELLTGRCAGDVITGSEGGVDLTDWVRLRVAEDQGSECFDPAMALDSENPQGVKGTKEVLGIALRCIRPVSERPGIKSVYEDLSSI
- the LOC123426280 gene encoding uncharacterized protein LOC123426280; the encoded protein is MAAALRPLLRRHAVLAPSPMLRSLFPSPYSKAAATAAAARPPSVCHAPLPPPLLREVTPRRAPPIPKGEPRRCTAVQSTLSDSTKSLLDKLKDLKDSKKSLEDMSKNVKERMEMIKKAVHDARVATAMFRVRLDDLRKLHDKIRDGREDSAKMNAIYRRLEDEYDRDWAIHESKRRLIDEQMKMLRKEIDDYINALRGCHELQISILKHVEEAEKAEKVEGAETMEKVRKVVKVCATAGLMGGLLLILGKI